The following proteins are co-located in the Mus caroli chromosome 7, CAROLI_EIJ_v1.1, whole genome shotgun sequence genome:
- the Rps5 gene encoding 40S ribosomal protein S5: MTEWEAATPAVAETPDIKLFGKWSTDDVQINDISLQDYIAVKEKYAKYLPHSAGRYAAKRFRKAQCPIVERLTNSMMMHGRNNGKKLMTVRIVKHAFEIIHLLTGENPLQVLVNAIINSGPREDSTRIGRAGTVRRQAVDVSPLRRVNQAIWLLCTGAREAAFRNIKTIAECLADELINAAKGSSNSYAIKKKDELERVAKSNR; this comes from the exons ATGACTGAGTGGGAAGCAGCCACACCAGCGGTGGCAGAGACCCCTGACATCAAGCTCTTTGGGAAATGGAGCACTGATGATGTGCAGATCAACGATATTTCTCTGCAG GATTACATTGCTGTGAAGGAGAAGTATGCCAAGTACCTGCCCCACAGTGCCGGACGGTATGCTGCCAAGCGCTTCCGCAAAGCACAGTGTCCCATCGTGGAGCGCCTTACTAACTCCATGATGATGCATGGTCGTAACAACGGCAAGAAGCTCATGACTGTGCGAATTGTCAAGCATGCCTTTGAGATCATCCACCTGCTCACTGGTGAG AACCCTCTGCAGGTCCTGGTGAATGCTATCATCAACAGTGGCCCCCGAGAAGACTCAACACGCATTGGGCGGGCCGGGACAGTGAGACGACAGGCTGTGGATGTGTCCCCACTGCGTCGAGTCAATCAG GCCATCTGGCTGCTGTGCACAGGGGCTCGTGAGGCTGCTTTCCGGAACATCAAGACCATCGCAGAGTGCCTTGCAGATGAGCTCATTAATGCTGCCAAG GGCTCCTCCAATTCCTATGCcatcaagaagaaagatgaactGGAGCGTGTGGCCAAGTCTAACCGCTGA
- the Rnf225 gene encoding RING finger protein 225: MPCPRLPWLRRHRTSQGSGPSSPSTVSAPNSPSRAEDEDAEEEEGDGTPGSGPILPPTSPMECLICVSPFDGIFKLPKRLDCGHVFCLECLARLSLATAGGGDAVACPMCRAPTRLAPRRGLPALPTQPGLLPRDARAPLPRQGSVRFDRRRGLLYLRPPPPSPGPRKSRTVRAPPPPPPLRLGRPLSRRLSLSSPAWAFNAAVALAVLVAAGLVVSGVYIFFLIPHVTNSGVRPQTVALAPENGFWVSPRPTPVAPWTHAWTRRPTKPDLDLDDTLPEATKDTPELEEATKDPVETQGIPDLPPDQTPKAETDLNWNPRAQADGKKEQLQQ, translated from the coding sequence ATGCCGTGTCCTCGGCTGCCCTGGCTCCGCCGCCACCGAACATCCCAGGGCTCTGGCCCCAGCTCCCCAAGTACCGTCTCTGCACCCAACTCTCCTAGCAGAGCCGAAGACgaggatgcagaagaggaggagggcgATGGCACCCCTGGCTCAGGCCCCATTCTGCCCCCTACATCCCCCATGGAATGTCTTATCTGTGTGTCACCCTTCGACGGCATTTTCAAGCTGCCTAAACGCCTGGACTGCGGTCACGTATTCTGTCTCGAGTGCCTGGCACGCCTGTCGCTGGCTACTGCGGGTGGCGGCGATGCAGTGGCTTGCCCCATGTGCCGCGCGCCCACACGCTTGGCCCCGCGCCGGGGGCTGCCCGCTCTGCCCACGCAGCCCGGTTTGCTGCCTCGCGATGCGCGCGCGCCACTGCCACGCCAGGGTTCTGTGCGCTTTGACCGACGCCGGGGTCTCCTGTACCTGCGGCCACCACCGCCGTCTCCCGGGCCGCGCAAGAGCCGCACAGTGCGTGCCCCGCCGCCTCCACCCCCGCTTCGCCTTGGCCGCCCGCTGTCACGTCGCCTGTCCCTGAGCAGTCCAGCATGGGCTTTCAACGCAGCAGTGGCGCTAGCTGTGCTGGTGGCCGCGGGTCTTGTGGTTTCTGGTGTCTACATCTTTTTCCTCATTCCTCATGTCACCAATTCCGGTGTGCGGCCTCAGACTGTGGCGCTGGCCCCCGAAAATGGCTTCTGGGTTTCACCGCGGCCCACGCCAGTGGCGCCCTGGACCCATGCCTGGACACGACGCCCCACAAAGCCTGACCTGGACCTGGACGATACCCTGCCAGAGGCTACCAAGGACACGCCCGAGCTTGAGGAGGCTACCAAAGACCCAGTAGAGACTCAGGGGATCCCGGATTTACCACCAGATCAAACACCAAAGGCAGAGACTGATCTTAACTGGAACCCGAGGGCTCAGGCTGATGGGAAGAAGGAGCAATTGCAGCAATAA